In one window of Cellulophaga sp. HaHa_2_95 DNA:
- a CDS encoding L-histidine N(alpha)-methyltransferase, which yields MAVHRNQTSEITIDTAFLRHVDLGLNSNPKFLSSRYFYDEIGDKLFVKIMNLPEYYLTRAEHEILREQNNAIISALGVTKDTYFELIELGAGDGTKTKELLKPLVAQGFKFDYLPIDISQHALDDLEENLKKEIPNLSVKTQQGDYFGVLESFKNSEHPKVVLFLGSNLGNMEDDEAASFMEQLSDNLTANDKLFLGLDCIKPSDVVLPAYNDTQGVTAAFNLNLLTRINKEFGAEFDIWNFKHAPEYDEQSGIAKSFLVSKKTQKVWIAALDQHISFEQGEKIHTEISRKYDAEILKAILAETAMVIQTKFTDSHNYFADYVVVKK from the coding sequence ATGGCAGTACACAGGAATCAGACTAGCGAAATAACTATTGATACAGCATTTTTAAGGCATGTTGACTTAGGACTTAATAGTAATCCTAAATTTTTATCATCGCGTTATTTTTATGATGAAATAGGCGATAAGCTCTTTGTTAAAATAATGAATCTTCCAGAATATTATTTGACCCGGGCAGAGCATGAAATTTTAAGAGAGCAGAATAATGCTATTATCAGTGCCTTAGGGGTAACGAAAGACACGTATTTTGAGCTGATAGAATTGGGTGCAGGAGACGGTACAAAGACCAAAGAGTTACTAAAGCCTTTAGTAGCCCAAGGTTTCAAGTTTGATTACCTACCCATAGATATTTCACAACATGCGCTAGACGATCTAGAAGAAAATCTAAAAAAGGAAATCCCTAATCTTTCTGTAAAAACACAACAGGGAGACTATTTTGGGGTTTTAGAGAGTTTTAAGAACAGTGAGCACCCTAAAGTGGTGCTTTTCCTAGGATCTAATTTAGGGAACATGGAAGATGATGAGGCCGCTAGTTTCATGGAGCAGCTTTCTGACAACTTAACTGCAAACGATAAACTTTTTTTGGGACTTGATTGTATTAAGCCATCGGATGTAGTATTACCAGCATATAATGATACGCAAGGCGTCACCGCTGCATTTAATCTAAATTTACTGACTCGAATTAATAAAGAGTTTGGTGCAGAATTTGATATTTGGAACTTTAAGCACGCGCCAGAGTATGATGAGCAATCTGGAATTGCCAAAAGCTTTTTGGTCAGTAAGAAAACCCAAAAAGTGTGGATAGCTGCATTAGACCAGCATATTTCTTTTGAGCAAGGAGAAAAGATACACACCGAGATTTCTAGAAAATATGATGCAGAAATTCTAAAGGCTATTTTAGCGGAAACAGCGATGGTCATTCAAACCAAATTTACGGATAGCCATAACTATTTTGCTGATTATGTAGTAGTTAAAAAATAG
- the egtB gene encoding ergothioneine biosynthesis protein EgtB — MTNYELIHQFEKTRAHSVALCAPLAPEDYNSQPVAFASPPKWHLAHITWFFEEMILKKYDESYVIFNKDFSYLFNSYYQTVGERAARSLRGAMTRPLIEEIYSYRTYVDKHIVALLKSKLSLEIETLVTLGIQHEQQHQELLLTDLKHTFSFNPLHPVYHEKFNLVQDTNNEEGWLAMPEGIYEIGHQGDGFCFDNELGRHKVFLHDYQLSKGLVTNGDFIAFIAAGGYQEFKYWLDEGWSWVQEEKITAPLYWIQKDGTWFYYTLAGLKPVDVDAILSHVSFYEAQAFATFKNMRLPTEFEWEAASEKFNWGKRWEWTYSAYVPYPNFKIADGAVGEYNGKFMINTMVLRGSSVATSEGHERNTYRNFFHPKYRWQYTGIRLAK; from the coding sequence ATGACCAACTACGAGTTAATACATCAATTTGAAAAAACACGAGCGCATTCCGTAGCCCTATGTGCGCCACTCGCGCCAGAAGATTACAATTCACAGCCCGTTGCTTTTGCAAGTCCACCAAAATGGCATTTAGCACATATTACGTGGTTTTTTGAGGAAATGATTCTCAAGAAATACGACGAAAGCTATGTTATTTTCAACAAAGATTTTTCATACCTTTTTAATAGCTATTACCAAACCGTAGGCGAAAGGGCCGCGCGTTCTCTCAGAGGAGCCATGACCAGACCGCTTATTGAGGAAATTTATAGTTATAGAACCTACGTAGATAAGCACATTGTTGCCCTTTTAAAATCTAAATTATCCTTAGAGATAGAAACGCTAGTAACCTTAGGTATTCAGCATGAGCAGCAACACCAAGAATTGTTACTCACGGACTTAAAACATACGTTTTCTTTCAATCCGCTTCATCCTGTTTACCATGAAAAATTTAATCTGGTTCAGGATACTAACAACGAAGAGGGTTGGTTAGCCATGCCCGAAGGTATTTATGAAATTGGCCATCAAGGTGATGGATTTTGTTTTGATAATGAACTAGGAAGGCATAAGGTTTTTTTACATGATTACCAGTTGTCTAAAGGTTTAGTAACCAATGGCGATTTCATAGCTTTTATAGCTGCTGGCGGGTATCAAGAATTTAAATATTGGTTAGATGAAGGATGGTCTTGGGTACAAGAAGAAAAGATTACGGCACCACTTTATTGGATACAGAAAGATGGAACTTGGTTTTACTACACGCTAGCAGGTTTAAAGCCTGTAGATGTAGATGCTATACTCTCTCATGTTTCTTTCTATGAAGCGCAAGCTTTTGCAACGTTTAAGAATATGAGACTCCCAACAGAATTTGAATGGGAAGCAGCATCAGAAAAATTTAATTGGGGAAAACGATGGGAGTGGACTTATTCTGCTTACGTGCCTTATCCTAATTTTAAAATTGCCGATGGCGCTGTAGGAGAATACAATGGCAAATTTATGATCAATACCATGGTACTTCGTGGTAGCTCTGTAGCTACTAGTGAAGGTCATGAAAGAAATACATATAGAAACTTTTTTCACCCAAAATATAGATGGCAGTACACAGGAATCAGACTAGCGAAATAA
- a CDS encoding YHYH protein translates to MKIFEKLNIFYAVLMVMALAFFVACSSCSNSSSDADTDAELEETTSDDLVMDVDPSLFLTDSGAVTVTLVPCTLSDGTEGDCYQIVTTSTPADHTMGPWCPDNIADGAEAGGIWLENGEVYDVDGAFIQNMATFYNDENWMMYDENGDIYTTETEDDCANAANPNVGEEYANFCVECLPSYVTDMSNTYTIPVTPVKLASPLSFGGFGPPGASSAPSNRGLAFNGVVFDAPAPTDAILGAYTLAPFDDAGGHINLNAGYHYHAATGVSTQVAQTDNHAAQIGYAMDGFAMYAQLDADGNEPTDLDECRGHTDSIRGYHYHVAAPGSNSFIDCLSGAYAE, encoded by the coding sequence ATGAAAATTTTTGAAAAATTAAATATATTTTACGCAGTATTGATGGTAATGGCTTTGGCATTTTTTGTGGCCTGTAGCAGCTGTAGTAATAGTTCGTCAGATGCAGATACTGATGCAGAATTAGAAGAAACTACGAGCGATGATCTTGTCATGGACGTAGACCCTAGTCTTTTTTTAACCGATAGCGGAGCGGTTACAGTGACCTTAGTACCTTGTACCCTTTCAGACGGTACGGAGGGAGATTGTTACCAGATTGTAACTACAAGCACACCAGCAGATCATACCATGGGGCCTTGGTGTCCAGATAATATTGCTGATGGTGCAGAAGCTGGCGGTATATGGCTAGAAAATGGAGAAGTATATGATGTAGATGGTGCTTTTATTCAAAATATGGCCACCTTTTATAACGATGAGAATTGGATGATGTATGATGAAAACGGAGACATATATACCACAGAAACTGAAGATGACTGTGCAAATGCCGCTAATCCAAACGTAGGTGAGGAGTATGCAAATTTCTGTGTGGAGTGTCTCCCGTCGTATGTAACAGATATGAGTAACACGTATACGATACCTGTTACCCCAGTAAAATTAGCGAGTCCACTTTCTTTTGGCGGTTTTGGGCCTCCAGGTGCAAGTTCTGCTCCATCAAACAGAGGTCTTGCTTTTAACGGTGTTGTTTTTGATGCGCCAGCCCCCACAGATGCTATTTTAGGAGCCTATACTTTAGCGCCTTTTGATGATGCTGGTGGCCATATCAATCTAAATGCAGGGTATCATTATCACGCAGCAACAGGCGTTTCTACACAGGTAGCACAAACAGATAATCATGCCGCACAGATTGGTTATGCGATGGATGGTTTTGCGATGTATGCACAGTTAGATGCAGATGGAAACGAGCCAACAGATTTAGACGAGTGTAGAGGACATACGGATAGTATTAGAGGCTATCATTATCATGTAGCAGCACCAGGATCCAATAGTTTTATAGATTGTTTATCAGGAGCATACGCAGAGTAA
- a CDS encoding M3 family metallopeptidase codes for MKNVYTMFLLTVLFTSCNDSKSKNETTSQKPMNTTENPLLVESTLPYFAPDFSKITNDHFKPALDQGIALQEKAVQEIANASAEATFDNTILALEKSGEVLERVSNIFYGLTGAHTNDTLQAIQEEMAPKFAALQDAIFLNDKLFQKVKHLNEIKESLGLEAEAVKLIENYFEQFEKAGANLSPEDKEVLKGYNAKLAALENRFNKTLLEANNNGVLVFTDKAALAGLSEAQLKSLENTEGEGWRIPLLNTTQQPLLQSLENRATREKLFKAAFYRTDGSAHDTKGIIIELAELRAKKGALLGFPNYAAWSLQGTMAEVPENVFKMFEGLIPAATAKATNEAAEIQQMVKTKGEDFTLEAWDWNHYAEMVRIAKYDLDENQIKPYFETKTVLEKGVFYAARKLYGITFKERIDIPTYHEDVLVYELFEENGEALGLFYADYFARPSKRGGAWMSNFVTQSKLYDKKPVIYNVCNYPKPASGEPALLTYDEVETMFHEFGHALHGFFADQQYPSLSGTAVARDFVEFPSQFNENWALYPEILKNYAVHYKTGEQIPQTLLDKIKKSGTFNQGYSLTENLAASNLDMQWHVIAADTKIADANAFEKEALAKTKLDVVSAVPPRYRSTYFAHIFGGGYAAGYYSYLWTEMLHHDAYNWFENNGGLTRANGQRFREMVLSRGNTLDLEQMYKDWRGSDPQIAPMLTARGLE; via the coding sequence ATGAAAAATGTATACACTATGTTTTTACTTACGGTGTTATTTACAAGCTGTAATGACTCCAAAAGTAAAAACGAAACCACTTCACAAAAACCTATGAATACTACTGAGAATCCATTATTGGTAGAAAGTACCTTACCGTATTTTGCACCAGATTTTAGTAAAATTACCAATGATCATTTTAAACCGGCTCTAGATCAAGGTATTGCCTTGCAAGAGAAAGCGGTACAAGAAATAGCGAATGCTTCCGCGGAAGCTACTTTTGATAATACCATCTTGGCTTTAGAGAAAAGTGGCGAAGTTTTAGAACGTGTTTCTAATATCTTTTACGGTTTAACAGGTGCACATACGAATGATACGCTTCAAGCGATTCAAGAAGAAATGGCGCCTAAATTTGCAGCGCTACAAGACGCTATCTTTCTTAATGATAAACTATTTCAAAAAGTTAAGCATTTAAACGAGATTAAAGAAAGTTTAGGTCTAGAAGCAGAAGCTGTAAAGTTAATAGAGAACTATTTTGAGCAGTTTGAAAAAGCAGGAGCAAATCTTTCTCCAGAAGATAAAGAAGTTTTAAAAGGATACAATGCTAAATTAGCAGCCTTAGAAAATCGATTTAATAAAACCTTATTAGAAGCAAATAATAACGGAGTGTTAGTCTTCACTGATAAAGCTGCTTTAGCGGGACTTTCTGAAGCACAATTAAAATCTTTAGAAAATACAGAAGGGGAAGGTTGGAGAATTCCCTTGTTGAATACCACACAACAACCTTTACTACAAAGCCTCGAAAATAGAGCTACGAGAGAAAAATTATTCAAAGCAGCATTCTATAGAACAGATGGCTCTGCGCATGATACGAAGGGTATTATTATAGAACTAGCAGAACTACGTGCTAAAAAAGGTGCACTTCTAGGTTTTCCTAATTATGCTGCATGGAGTCTTCAAGGAACCATGGCTGAAGTTCCAGAGAACGTTTTTAAAATGTTTGAAGGTTTAATTCCTGCAGCTACTGCAAAGGCGACTAATGAAGCTGCAGAAATACAGCAAATGGTAAAAACTAAAGGAGAAGATTTTACTTTAGAAGCTTGGGATTGGAACCACTATGCAGAAATGGTGCGTATCGCCAAATATGATTTGGATGAAAATCAAATTAAACCTTATTTCGAAACAAAAACAGTTTTAGAAAAAGGTGTTTTTTATGCAGCAAGAAAATTATACGGCATCACATTTAAAGAGCGTATTGATATTCCTACCTATCATGAAGATGTATTGGTATATGAGCTTTTTGAAGAAAACGGGGAAGCATTAGGCTTATTCTATGCAGATTATTTTGCAAGACCAAGTAAACGAGGTGGCGCTTGGATGAGCAATTTTGTAACGCAGTCTAAATTGTATGACAAAAAGCCGGTAATTTACAATGTATGTAATTATCCTAAACCAGCTTCAGGAGAACCTGCATTGCTTACGTATGATGAAGTAGAAACTATGTTTCATGAATTTGGTCATGCGTTACATGGCTTTTTTGCAGATCAGCAATACCCTTCATTATCGGGAACAGCTGTTGCAAGAGATTTTGTAGAATTCCCTTCCCAGTTTAATGAAAATTGGGCCTTATACCCTGAAATTCTAAAAAACTATGCAGTACACTACAAAACTGGAGAACAGATACCACAAACGTTATTAGATAAGATTAAAAAATCAGGAACTTTTAATCAAGGGTATAGCTTAACAGAAAACTTAGCAGCTTCTAATTTAGACATGCAATGGCATGTTATTGCAGCAGATACTAAAATTGCAGATGCCAATGCTTTTGAAAAAGAAGCTTTAGCAAAAACAAAGTTAGATGTGGTTAGCGCGGTTCCTCCTAGATATAGATCTACATATTTTGCGCACATCTTTGGGGGTGGCTATGCAGCAGGATATTACTCGTATTTATGGACAGAAATGTTACATCATGATGCCTATAACTGGTTTGAAAATAACGGAGGTTTAACACGTGCAAACGGACAACGTTTTAGAGAAATGGTACTTTCTAGAGGAAATACGTTGGACTTAGAGCAGATGTATAAAGATTGGAGAGGTTCTGATCCGCAAATTGCACCAATGCTTACCGCTAGAGGTTTAGAATAG
- a CDS encoding DEAD/DEAH box helicase, whose amino-acid sequence MANSIKDQEDILAKLNIHQLNPMQEEAIAVIEKTTNTILLSPTGTGKTLAFLLPLLKTLDASIDEVQALIVVPSRELAIQIEQVLRIMGTGFKVNAVYGGRTMAKDKMELKHNPAILIGTPGRILDHFMNDRFSKESIKTLILDEFDKCLDKGFSDEMKGIIANVPRINKRILTSATQNIEVPPFVRLDKPVLINYLKEKKALKLEIRTVISPLRNKSQTLLDLVMHLGNEQGIVFCNLKENIEYLDKFLTEKKISHSTFSGEMEQYDRDRALIKFRNGTSQLLIATDLAARGIDVPELKYIIHYDVPASEEEFTHRNGRTARVNTKGTAYVMRWEKEEFPEFVRNPNRANISVKAPRKPQYWETLFISGGRKDKISKGDIAGLFFKQGEISKDQLGTIELKQDCAFVAVPLAIADELVRKLNNTKLKKKKVRITVLE is encoded by the coding sequence ATGGCGAATAGTATAAAAGATCAAGAGGATATTTTAGCAAAATTAAATATCCACCAATTGAACCCAATGCAAGAGGAGGCTATTGCTGTAATTGAAAAAACAACCAATACCATTTTGCTTTCTCCAACAGGAACAGGAAAAACATTAGCGTTTTTATTACCGCTATTAAAAACATTAGATGCTAGCATTGATGAAGTGCAAGCCTTGATTGTAGTGCCTTCTCGTGAGTTAGCCATACAAATAGAGCAAGTACTTCGTATAATGGGTACCGGTTTTAAAGTAAATGCTGTTTACGGAGGTCGTACTATGGCAAAAGATAAGATGGAGCTGAAGCATAACCCTGCTATTCTTATAGGAACGCCAGGTAGAATTCTAGATCATTTTATGAATGATCGTTTTTCTAAAGAGAGCATCAAAACATTAATTTTAGATGAGTTTGATAAATGTTTGGATAAAGGTTTTTCTGATGAAATGAAAGGTATTATTGCCAACGTACCGCGTATTAATAAACGTATTTTAACATCGGCAACGCAAAATATTGAAGTTCCACCATTTGTACGCTTAGACAAGCCTGTACTTATCAATTACTTGAAAGAGAAAAAAGCACTTAAATTAGAGATTAGAACGGTCATTTCTCCTTTAAGAAACAAATCTCAAACTTTATTAGATTTGGTGATGCATTTAGGGAATGAGCAAGGAATTGTTTTTTGTAACCTAAAAGAAAATATAGAGTACTTAGATAAGTTTCTTACGGAGAAGAAAATTAGCCATTCTACGTTTTCAGGAGAAATGGAGCAGTATGATCGGGACCGTGCCCTAATCAAATTCAGAAATGGTACGAGTCAGCTTTTAATCGCCACAGATTTAGCGGCGAGAGGTATAGATGTCCCAGAGCTTAAGTATATAATTCATTATGATGTACCAGCTTCTGAGGAAGAATTTACGCACCGTAATGGTAGAACAGCACGTGTAAATACTAAAGGTACTGCTTATGTAATGCGATGGGAAAAAGAAGAATTTCCTGAGTTTGTAAGAAACCCTAACCGTGCCAATATTTCTGTAAAAGCACCTCGAAAGCCACAATACTGGGAGACTTTATTTATTTCGGGCGGTAGAAAAGATAAAATTTCTAAAGGAGATATCGCTGGATTGTTCTTTAAGCAAGGCGAAATTTCTAAAGATCAATTAGGAACTATAGAATTGAAGCAAGACTGTGCTTTTGTTGCCGTTCCTTTGGCGATTGCTGATGAGTTAGTACGAAAATTGAACAATACAAAATTGAAAAAGAAGAAAGTCAGAATTACAGTTTTGGAGTAG
- a CDS encoding cytochrome-c peroxidase, translating to MSIKFYISILVLPILLWSCGNPSAGKPKAVPTVAALPKGVKAPMNNPNTAKKAHLGKLLFYDPILSGGKDISCVSCHHPATGYAEFLDLSIGSNGKGLGSKRVFNTPNTIPLMKRNSPTILNTAYNGIQEKGDYDPEEATMFWDDRIKSLEKQALEPIKTLEEMRGHHFEKKQILTEVAERLKAIPEYKKLFAAAFGSNAPIDSIHIAKAIAAFERTLVANNSRFDQYISGDTRAISLAEKEGLVLFESVGCINCHSGPMFSDYKLHVIGVPENKKVLIPDSGADERFAFRTPSLRNLRFTAPYMHNGVFQNLKEVLEFYEDISVGKTRNKSVSKAMFDPLVDDLELSVKEMSLLISFLNTLNDDNFDKEIPTSVPSGLPVGGNIH from the coding sequence ATGAGTATCAAATTTTATATATCCATTCTTGTACTCCCCATTCTGCTATGGAGCTGCGGGAATCCTAGCGCAGGAAAACCTAAAGCCGTACCTACCGTAGCGGCGCTGCCGAAAGGAGTTAAAGCGCCTATGAACAACCCTAATACTGCTAAGAAAGCACATTTAGGAAAGCTCTTATTTTATGACCCTATTCTCTCTGGTGGTAAAGATATTTCTTGTGTAAGTTGCCATCATCCTGCAACGGGCTATGCCGAATTTTTAGACCTCTCTATTGGCAGTAATGGAAAGGGCTTAGGAAGTAAACGGGTTTTTAACACCCCGAATACTATTCCGCTTATGAAACGCAACTCTCCTACTATTTTAAATACCGCTTATAATGGCATTCAGGAAAAAGGCGATTATGATCCTGAAGAAGCTACTATGTTTTGGGATGACCGCATTAAAAGCTTGGAGAAACAAGCTTTAGAACCTATCAAAACCTTAGAGGAGATGAGAGGGCATCATTTTGAGAAAAAGCAAATTTTAACCGAGGTAGCAGAACGACTCAAAGCCATACCGGAATATAAAAAACTCTTTGCTGCCGCCTTTGGTTCCAATGCTCCTATAGACAGCATTCATATTGCAAAAGCGATTGCTGCTTTTGAACGAACATTAGTCGCCAATAATTCGCGCTTTGATCAGTATATTTCTGGAGATACAAGGGCTATTTCCTTAGCCGAAAAAGAAGGTTTAGTACTCTTTGAATCGGTAGGCTGCATTAATTGCCATAGCGGTCCTATGTTTTCTGATTACAAACTGCATGTGATTGGTGTTCCCGAAAATAAAAAAGTTCTAATACCCGATAGCGGTGCTGATGAACGTTTTGCTTTTAGAACGCCTTCTTTACGAAACCTACGTTTTACTGCTCCCTATATGCATAATGGAGTGTTTCAAAATTTAAAAGAAGTCCTGGAATTCTATGAAGATATCTCTGTAGGAAAAACAAGAAATAAATCGGTTTCCAAAGCCATGTTCGACCCTCTTGTGGACGATTTGGAACTAAGCGTTAAAGAAATGTCTTTACTAATTTCATTTTTAAATACGCTGAATGATGACAATTTTGATAAAGAAATCCCCACTAGTGTTCCTAGTGGATTGCCTGTGGGTGGTAATATCCACTAA
- a CDS encoding DEAD/DEAH box helicase has translation MSKHFSKLGVNEVFQKSLADLEITTPTDIQVKTIPLVLTAKKDIVALAKTGTGKTAAFGLPLLQLVDTKNNDIQVVILAPTRELGQQIYANLVSFSKYSPAIVIASICGGTPIKPQIEKLKSATHVVVATPGRLVDLIQQKAINIKNTSYLVLDEADEMVTALKQDLDPIVQELPEERRTFLFTATMPGAIKQLVQNYLNKNVMHLEADMDTIGHQGIEHQYIVVEPIEKLDVLLHFLSSREGEQGIIFCKTKAAVNKLAKNLAINKFSSGALHGSLTQVIRDRVMGQFREGQLKILVATDLASRGIDVKNISYVVNYHLPETYDLYVHRSGRTARAGANGLSITILQQEEVAEIPDFEKELGITFHKIEKADASSLEETNALLWAKKIFKTKPNRDVSEDFKTKIKTVFHHLTKDELIDKVLANYLEHNTNILPKEETPTNKKNR, from the coding sequence ATGTCAAAGCATTTTTCCAAGCTAGGTGTTAATGAAGTATTTCAAAAAAGTTTAGCTGATTTAGAAATTACAACCCCTACAGATATTCAGGTGAAGACCATTCCGCTAGTACTTACTGCAAAGAAAGATATTGTGGCTTTGGCAAAAACGGGTACAGGAAAAACGGCTGCATTTGGACTCCCATTATTGCAATTGGTAGACACAAAAAATAATGATATACAAGTAGTTATTTTGGCACCTACACGTGAGTTAGGGCAACAGATTTATGCCAACTTAGTATCCTTTTCTAAATACAGTCCGGCTATTGTTATTGCTTCTATTTGTGGAGGTACGCCTATAAAACCTCAAATTGAGAAATTAAAAAGTGCCACACATGTGGTTGTGGCTACTCCAGGACGTTTGGTAGATCTTATTCAACAGAAAGCCATCAACATAAAAAATACCTCGTATTTGGTGTTAGATGAAGCCGATGAAATGGTGACAGCTTTAAAGCAAGACTTAGATCCTATTGTACAAGAATTGCCAGAAGAGCGTAGAACATTCTTGTTTACGGCGACGATGCCAGGTGCTATTAAGCAATTGGTGCAGAATTACTTGAATAAGAATGTCATGCACCTTGAGGCAGATATGGATACCATAGGACATCAAGGTATTGAACATCAATATATAGTAGTAGAACCTATAGAGAAACTAGATGTTTTATTACATTTCTTAAGTTCTAGAGAAGGAGAACAAGGTATCATTTTCTGTAAAACAAAAGCAGCTGTAAATAAGTTAGCGAAGAACTTAGCGATTAATAAATTCTCATCAGGAGCACTTCATGGGAGTTTAACCCAGGTAATTCGTGATCGTGTCATGGGGCAGTTTAGAGAAGGGCAACTAAAAATTTTAGTAGCTACAGATTTAGCATCTCGTGGTATTGATGTTAAGAATATATCTTACGTAGTAAATTACCACTTGCCAGAAACCTATGACTTATATGTACATAGAAGTGGTAGAACGGCTAGGGCAGGAGCAAACGGACTTTCTATTACCATCCTACAGCAAGAAGAGGTTGCAGAAATTCCAGATTTTGAAAAAGAGTTGGGCATTACCTTTCATAAAATTGAAAAGGCAGATGCATCAAGTTTAGAAGAGACCAATGCCTTACTTTGGGCAAAGAAAATCTTTAAAACAAAACCCAACAGAGACGTTTCTGAAGATTTTAAAACTAAAATAAAAACTGTTTTTCATCATTTAACAAAAGATGAACTGATAGATAAAGTATTGGCTAATTATTTAGAGCACAATACCAATATTCTTCCAAAAGAAGAGACACCAACAAATAAGAAAAATAGATAG
- a CDS encoding SDR family oxidoreductase gives MKLNAEDPSISSPISSEEIDKCIAVLAQLVKNTDQIFDIPLEQRTELLKVTGQFSRPNRDEFSRRKKDAKKANKRKQDKMDRVARKETGIRSAREAHIFTAPKLLQASELAHKEQQELEVARNCYVCKTSFTKLHHFYDTMCTECGDFNYAKRFQSANVKGQVAVITGSRLKIGYHITLMLLRGGATVIATTRFPVDSALRFSKEADFMEWGHRLKIHGLDLRHIPSVEIFCNFIEQQYDHLDILINNAAQTVRRPAGFYHHLMANEEQPIATLPKFAQELLQDHNSCLEELTQLTTTASPNQNMPVTWHGPEPGIGLRASAQLSQIPYSFDKALVAKEVFPEGELDADLQQVDLRNTNSWRLKLGEIETTEMIEVQLVNAVAPFVLCNRLAEVMKKKPTGQKHIINVTAMEGKFHRAFKESRHPHTNMAKAALNMLTHTAAGDLAKQGIFMNAVDTGWVTDEDPAALAKKKQEEQDFQPPLDIVDGAARVMDPLFDGINTGKHWAGKFLKDYFPIDW, from the coding sequence ATGAAATTAAACGCTGAAGACCCTTCTATTTCATCTCCAATTTCCTCAGAAGAAATAGATAAATGCATTGCCGTATTAGCGCAACTCGTAAAAAATACAGATCAAATTTTTGATATTCCCCTTGAACAAAGAACGGAACTCCTTAAAGTAACCGGACAATTTTCTAGACCAAATAGAGACGAATTCTCCCGTCGGAAGAAAGATGCCAAAAAAGCTAATAAACGCAAGCAAGATAAAATGGATCGGGTGGCACGGAAAGAAACGGGAATCCGTAGTGCCCGCGAAGCACATATTTTTACTGCTCCAAAATTATTACAAGCATCAGAATTAGCACATAAAGAACAGCAAGAATTGGAAGTTGCTCGTAATTGCTATGTCTGTAAAACATCGTTCACCAAGCTACACCATTTTTACGATACGATGTGTACGGAGTGTGGCGACTTTAATTATGCCAAACGTTTCCAATCCGCGAACGTAAAAGGGCAAGTAGCGGTTATTACCGGCTCTCGCTTAAAAATTGGCTATCATATCACCTTAATGTTATTGCGTGGCGGAGCAACTGTTATTGCAACCACACGTTTTCCTGTAGATTCCGCCTTACGCTTTTCCAAAGAAGCCGATTTTATGGAATGGGGGCACCGCTTAAAAATTCACGGATTAGATTTACGCCATATTCCGAGTGTAGAAATCTTCTGTAATTTTATAGAGCAGCAATATGATCATTTAGATATTTTAATTAATAATGCCGCACAAACGGTACGCAGGCCAGCAGGGTTCTACCACCATTTAATGGCGAATGAAGAACAACCGATAGCAACGCTACCTAAGTTTGCACAAGAACTATTGCAAGATCATAACAGTTGTTTAGAAGAGTTAACGCAACTTACTACTACAGCGTCTCCGAACCAGAATATGCCCGTTACTTGGCATGGTCCAGAACCAGGAATAGGCTTACGTGCTTCGGCGCAACTCTCGCAGATACCTTATAGTTTTGATAAGGCTTTAGTAGCCAAAGAAGTATTCCCGGAAGGGGAGTTGGATGCCGATTTGCAGCAGGTAGATTTACGAAATACCAACAGCTGGCGTCTGAAATTGGGTGAAATAGAAACTACAGAAATGATAGAAGTACAGCTGGTAAATGCTGTCGCGCCTTTTGTTTTGTGTAACCGCTTGGCAGAGGTTATGAAAAAGAAGCCTACAGGGCAGAAACATATTATAAATGTCACGGCAATGGAAGGCAAATTCCACCGTGCTTTTAAAGAATCGCGACACCCACATACCAATATGGCAAAAGCGGCTTTAAACATGCTAACGCACACGGCTGCAGGCGATTTAGCCAAGCAAGGTATTTTTATGAATGCGGTAGATACGGGTTGGGTAACGGATGAAGACCCTGCTGCTTTGGCAAAAAAGAAGCAAGAAGAACAAGATTTTCAACCGCCTTTAGATATTGTTGATGGCGCTGCACGGGTTATGGATCCTTTATTTGATGGCATCAATACTGGAAAACATTGGGCAGGTAAATTCTTGAAAGATTATTTTCCTATAGATTGGTAG